From the Nostoc sp. PCC 7107 genome, the window TCTGCCAGAGATGTTCCATTATTTGGGCATGAGTTAGCAACTGTCCTGTATGTTCCATGAAGTATTGCAGCAGTTGGCTTTCTTTTTGTGATAGTTCAATAATGCGTCCTTGACGATAAGCGACTTGGTTATCACAATCAAGTTCTAAATCAGCAACAACTAGCCTCCCGGAAGTAGTTTCATAGGTTTGCAAACCACTACGCCGCAATAAAGCCCTAACTCGTGCTAATAATTCCCGTAATTCAAAGGGTTTGACTAAATAATCATCTGCACCAGCGTCTAAACCTTGCACGCGATCGTCTAAAGTATCTTTAGCAGTGAGAAACAGCACAGGGGTATTTTTGCCTTGTCGCCGCACTTCTTGGCAAATCTCCAATCCGGTTTTTCCTGGTAACATCCAATCTAAAATTAGTAAGTCATAATTACTGGCTGTTGCCAATTGACCACCATTTGTCCCATTGTATGCCGCATCTACGGTGTAACCTTCACGAGTTAACACGCGACTTAAGGGGTCAGTTAATTCTGCTTCGTCGTCAACTAATAAAATTCTCATGCTGCTTATGGTAAGCAATCGAGATATTCTCAATAATAAATGAAATGCCAACACACTAAGGATATCAAGAAAAAGAATGTTGACTGTTGCACTACCGAAAGGGGAACTACTGAAAAATAGCATCCGCCTATTACAATCTGTGGGATTAGATTTTAGTGCTTTTTTAGATTCTGGAAATCGCCAACTTCAGATTCTTGATGCTAGTGGACAAGCTAAGGGTTTGTTGGTACGCGCCCAGGATGTACCTGTCTATGTAGAATATGGTCAGGCACAGTTGGGTATTGTTGGTTATGATGTGTTGCGAGAGAAACAGCCACAAGTTGCACATTTAGTTGATTTGCAGTTTGGCTATTGTCGCATGTCGGTGGCAATTAAAGCATCAAGTCCTTACAAATCACCTTTAGATTTCCCGCCACATTGTCGAATTGCTTCTAAGTATGTGAATTGTGCTAGGGAATATTTTCAAAGTCTAGATTTACCTGTAGAAATAGTCCCCTTGTCCGGTTCGGTGGAACTTGGCCCAATTACAGGAATGTCAGAAGCAATTGTCGATTTGGTATCTACTGGGCGGACTCTGCGGGAAAATGGTTTAATCGAGCTTGAAACTTTGTATCACAGTACAGCGCGGTTGATTGGACATCCTTTAAGTTATCGAATTAATACAGGTAATTTGTGTGAATTGAGCGCTAAATTGCGAGAAGTGGCTTTAGTGGGGGTATAGGGGTATAGGGCGTAGGGTTTTTCTTCGCTACTTCCTATTGCCCATTTTCTACTCTCTCATCTATTTTGTTTACACTAGAACTATCCCCAATCTTAAAGTATCGGGCGATCGCTTTCCTTTTTACAACCCAAAAATCTCACCAACTCCTCTGAAAAGTCAGAGTTAGTTAAATTTTTCAGTAAAGTAAAAGAATATTAATTAAAAATCACATCTTTCCCGACTTTTAATCAAACCTTTTTTGAGTTTTTCCCAAAAATTAATGCAAGCTGAATCTTATAATCACGAACAGGCGAGGCTAGAAGCTTTGCGCCGATATCATATTTTAGATACTGAACCAGAGCAACCGTACAACAATCTTGCCCAATTAGCAGCTTTTATTTGTGGTACTTCTATCGCTTTGGTAAATTTCATTGATGAAGACCGTCAATGGTTTAAAGCCAAACTTGGTATAGATGTGCCAGAAATGCCTCGGAATGTGGGATTATCTTATCTTTGCTTAGAACGCCAGGATATAGTAGTTGTCAAGGATACATTAGAAAACGAAGAATATGCTGTCAATCCCGCAGTAACCGGCTATCCATACATCCGGTTTTATGCAGGTGTACCTTTGATTTCTCCAGAGGGACAGATATTAGGAACTCTTTGTGCAATTGACCCAGCACCACGGGAACTAAACCAACAACAAATAGAGGCGCTGTTGGCTTTAGGTCGTCAGGTAATTAGTCAGTTAGAACTGAGGCGGAATTTAGCCGAAAGGCAGCAAACTGAGGCGTTTTTACGGGAAAGTGACCAACGGCTGAAGTTAGCTTTGCAGGCGGCTAAACTAGGTTCTTGGCAACTTAACCTCAAAACATGGGAAT encodes:
- the rppA gene encoding two-component system response regulator RppA — encoded protein: MRILLVDDEAELTDPLSRVLTREGYTVDAAYNGTNGGQLATASNYDLLILDWMLPGKTGLEICQEVRRQGKNTPVLFLTAKDTLDDRVQGLDAGADDYLVKPFELRELLARVRALLRRSGLQTYETTSGRLVVADLELDCDNQVAYRQGRIIELSQKESQLLQYFMEHTGQLLTHAQIMEHLWQNEEQPSSNVIAALIRLLRRKIEVGKETTLIHTVYGKGYRFGTAFVETI
- the hisG gene encoding ATP phosphoribosyltransferase, which encodes MLTVALPKGELLKNSIRLLQSVGLDFSAFLDSGNRQLQILDASGQAKGLLVRAQDVPVYVEYGQAQLGIVGYDVLREKQPQVAHLVDLQFGYCRMSVAIKASSPYKSPLDFPPHCRIASKYVNCAREYFQSLDLPVEIVPLSGSVELGPITGMSEAIVDLVSTGRTLRENGLIELETLYHSTARLIGHPLSYRINTGNLCELSAKLREVALVGV